From the genome of Labrus bergylta chromosome 12, fLabBer1.1, whole genome shotgun sequence, one region includes:
- the otud5a gene encoding OTU domain-containing protein 5-A isoform X2, producing MTILPKKKPSSGVGVSDHTDDSDRRSSSDPHPHPHPGRTGARPRASPPPWSYQPAPPSARDDRRSIEASSRPQQASPPPVGSVSPVGPVDSRDSSGGMVSGSRGELVVSAGVVGCGGAIGSCCSGPGLSKRRRQAGTCSGGVVAALAGGGQPGVTGPGGVGSSQETEEGAGNNSEDEYENAARLQSVDPATVEQEHWFEKALTEKKGFVIKKMKEDGACLFRAVADQVYGDQDMHEVVRKHCMDYLMKNADYFSNYVTEDFTTYINRKRKNNCHGNHIEMQAMAEMYNRPVEVYQYGTEPINTFHGIHQNNDEPIRVSYHRNIHYNSVVNPNKATIGVGLGLPAFKPGYADQSLMKSAIKTSEESWIEQQMLEDKKRATDWEATNEAIEEQVARESYLQWLQDQEKQARQPRKASATCSSATAAASSGLDDWSARSPRQRDSDPSHSDLTTAPSSNSSNKPPSPAGAALILSKPPSPCAPGPSNQSRHHLEYRAIMQEMSPTAFGLTDWEDDEILASVLAVSQQEYLDSMKHQSSSMHREREPSPDSS from the exons ATGACAATTCTCCCGAAGAAGAAACCGAGCTCTGGGGTCGGTGTCTCGGATCACACCGATGACAGTGACCGTCGCAGCAGCTCcgaccctcaccctcaccctcacccggGGCGGACGGGCGCCCGGCCGAGGGCTTCACCTCCGCCCTGGTCCTACCAGCCCGCTCCGCCCTCAGCGAGGGACGACCGGCGGAGCATCGAGGCGAGCTCCCGGCCGCAGCAGGCCTCTCCGCCGCCGGTCGGCTCTGTGTCTCCGGTGGGTCCCGTTGACAGTCGGGACAGCAGCGGCGGCATGGTGTCCGGGTCCCGCGGGGAACTCGTCGTGTCGGCGGGCGTCGTCGGTTGCGGCGGAGCTATCGGCAGCTGCTGCTCCGGGCCCGGGCTGAGCAAGAGGCGGCGACAGGCAGGCACCTGCTCCGGCGGGGTGGTGGCAGCTCTGGCCGGTGGAGGCCAGCCCGGGGTAACCGGACCGGGTGGAGTGGGGTCCAGCCAGGAAACTGAGGAAGGAGCCGGGAACAACAGCGAAGATGAGTACGAGAACGCGGCCCGGCTGCAGTCCGTGGACCCTGCCACCGTGGAGCAG gAGCACTGGTTTGAAAAAGCTCTGACAGAAAAGAAAGGCTTCGTCATCAAGAAGATGAAGGAGGACGGAGCCTGTTTGTTCAGAGCCGTGG CTGATCAGGTGTATGGAGACCAGGACATGCATGAAGTGGTCAGGAAACACTGTATGGATTACCTG ATGAAGAACGCTGACTATTTCTCCAACTACGTGACAGAGGACTTCACCACATACAtcaacaggaagaggaaaaacaatTGCCACGGCAACCACATCGAGATGCAGGCGATGGCTGAGATGTACAACAGACCGGTGGAGGTGTACCAGTACGGCACCG AGCCAATCAACACGTTCCACGGCATCCACCAGAACAACGacgagccaatcagagtgaGCTACCACCGCAACATCCACTACAACTCTGTGGTCAACCCCAACAAGGCCACGATCGGGGTCGGACTGGGACTGCCGGCCTTCAAACCGGGG TACGCCGATCAGTCTCTGATGAAGTCGGCCATCAAGACGTCGGAGGAGTCGTGGATCGAGCAGCAGATGTTGGAGGACAAGAAGAGAGCGACGGACTGGGAGGCCACCAACGAGGCCATCGAGGAGCAGGTGGCCCGGGAGTCGTACCTGCAGTGGCTGCAGGACCAGGAGAAGCAGGCCCGACAG CCGCGTAAGGCCAGCGCCACGTGCAGCTCGGCGACGGCAGCGGCTTCCAGCGGACTGGACGACTGGAGCGCCCGGTCGCCACGGCAACGAGACTCAGACCCCTCCCACTCGGACCTCACTACCGCCCCGTCGTccaacagcagcaacaagcCCCCCTCCCCCGCAGGAGCCGCCCTCATCCTGAGcaagcccccctccccctgcgcgccag GTCCCAGTAATCAGAGTCGCCATCATTTGGAGTACAGAGCCATCATGCAGGAGATGTCGCCCACAGCCTTTG
- the otud5a gene encoding OTU domain-containing protein 5-A isoform X1 has protein sequence MTILPKKKPSSGVGVSDHTDDSDRRSSSDPHPHPHPGRTGARPRASPPPWSYQPAPPSARDDRRSIEASSRPQQASPPPVGSVSPVGPVDSRDSSGGMVSGSRGELVVSAGVVGCGGAIGSCCSGPGLSKRRRQAGTCSGGVVAALAGGGQPGVTGPGGVGSSQETEEGAGNNSEDEYENAARLQSVDPATVEQQEHWFEKALTEKKGFVIKKMKEDGACLFRAVADQVYGDQDMHEVVRKHCMDYLMKNADYFSNYVTEDFTTYINRKRKNNCHGNHIEMQAMAEMYNRPVEVYQYGTEPINTFHGIHQNNDEPIRVSYHRNIHYNSVVNPNKATIGVGLGLPAFKPGYADQSLMKSAIKTSEESWIEQQMLEDKKRATDWEATNEAIEEQVARESYLQWLQDQEKQARQPRKASATCSSATAAASSGLDDWSARSPRQRDSDPSHSDLTTAPSSNSSNKPPSPAGAALILSKPPSPCAPGPSNQSRHHLEYRAIMQEMSPTAFGLTDWEDDEILASVLAVSQQEYLDSMKHQSSSMHREREPSPDSS, from the exons ATGACAATTCTCCCGAAGAAGAAACCGAGCTCTGGGGTCGGTGTCTCGGATCACACCGATGACAGTGACCGTCGCAGCAGCTCcgaccctcaccctcaccctcacccggGGCGGACGGGCGCCCGGCCGAGGGCTTCACCTCCGCCCTGGTCCTACCAGCCCGCTCCGCCCTCAGCGAGGGACGACCGGCGGAGCATCGAGGCGAGCTCCCGGCCGCAGCAGGCCTCTCCGCCGCCGGTCGGCTCTGTGTCTCCGGTGGGTCCCGTTGACAGTCGGGACAGCAGCGGCGGCATGGTGTCCGGGTCCCGCGGGGAACTCGTCGTGTCGGCGGGCGTCGTCGGTTGCGGCGGAGCTATCGGCAGCTGCTGCTCCGGGCCCGGGCTGAGCAAGAGGCGGCGACAGGCAGGCACCTGCTCCGGCGGGGTGGTGGCAGCTCTGGCCGGTGGAGGCCAGCCCGGGGTAACCGGACCGGGTGGAGTGGGGTCCAGCCAGGAAACTGAGGAAGGAGCCGGGAACAACAGCGAAGATGAGTACGAGAACGCGGCCCGGCTGCAGTCCGTGGACCCTGCCACCGTGGAGCAG caggAGCACTGGTTTGAAAAAGCTCTGACAGAAAAGAAAGGCTTCGTCATCAAGAAGATGAAGGAGGACGGAGCCTGTTTGTTCAGAGCCGTGG CTGATCAGGTGTATGGAGACCAGGACATGCATGAAGTGGTCAGGAAACACTGTATGGATTACCTG ATGAAGAACGCTGACTATTTCTCCAACTACGTGACAGAGGACTTCACCACATACAtcaacaggaagaggaaaaacaatTGCCACGGCAACCACATCGAGATGCAGGCGATGGCTGAGATGTACAACAGACCGGTGGAGGTGTACCAGTACGGCACCG AGCCAATCAACACGTTCCACGGCATCCACCAGAACAACGacgagccaatcagagtgaGCTACCACCGCAACATCCACTACAACTCTGTGGTCAACCCCAACAAGGCCACGATCGGGGTCGGACTGGGACTGCCGGCCTTCAAACCGGGG TACGCCGATCAGTCTCTGATGAAGTCGGCCATCAAGACGTCGGAGGAGTCGTGGATCGAGCAGCAGATGTTGGAGGACAAGAAGAGAGCGACGGACTGGGAGGCCACCAACGAGGCCATCGAGGAGCAGGTGGCCCGGGAGTCGTACCTGCAGTGGCTGCAGGACCAGGAGAAGCAGGCCCGACAG CCGCGTAAGGCCAGCGCCACGTGCAGCTCGGCGACGGCAGCGGCTTCCAGCGGACTGGACGACTGGAGCGCCCGGTCGCCACGGCAACGAGACTCAGACCCCTCCCACTCGGACCTCACTACCGCCCCGTCGTccaacagcagcaacaagcCCCCCTCCCCCGCAGGAGCCGCCCTCATCCTGAGcaagcccccctccccctgcgcgccag GTCCCAGTAATCAGAGTCGCCATCATTTGGAGTACAGAGCCATCATGCAGGAGATGTCGCCCACAGCCTTTG
- the elk1 gene encoding LOW QUALITY PROTEIN: ETS domain-containing protein Elk-1 (The sequence of the model RefSeq protein was modified relative to this genomic sequence to represent the inferred CDS: inserted 1 base in 1 codon; deleted 2 bases in 2 codons), with protein sequence MDSNPLINAMDPSITLWQFLLHLLEDQRQRHLISWTGEDGEFKLLDAEEVARLWGLRKNKHNMNYDKLSRALRYYYDKNIIKKVSGQKFVYKFVSQPDPSLPDGVRNGDDIQRRDITDSNSQSKVLGGVSSNCQSKGLPQRSSPSSSQKSSRNDYMKSGLYSTFTIQSLQSSPNPRPIKSELLIQPEPALKVERPPREVFVLAESKHATSGGGGVDSALQVIVTQPSPCPTPALSPQMPSNTSSQSQNPPAPPLSDPPQIYLTSVGGPXSSLIPLGPVGGSVSPVPPPHVSMGPQGGGSAGRLRWSHQPGQLPASPPGCPLTHLTPPPVFVIINPPPPQQQQAAMTAAPPSLAAPPPRPPPPPPIVIKEENLPSEEDLLEMVSLEEKQGEEVPQLICSGEPEPPLTIVESPPPPCMEPVVGGQEPAGVREAEGERKDSLTESSVPPVTSSSLSSAVTPAVSSSFSSFSSSDAAPPKPKKPRGLELPSSPSLPPGLSLDKVNAAVNSLLAPGSATNTLTPTVITSHALTPVLLTPSPLPSTIHFWSTLSPIAPRSPAKLSFQFPTNGSNQIHIPALSVDGLSTPVVLSPGPQKP encoded by the exons CCATGGACCCGTCCATCACGCTGTGGCAGTTCTTGCTCCACCTGCTGGAGGACCAGCGGCAGCGTCACCTGATCTCGTGGACGGGCGAGGACGGAGAGTTCAAGCTGCTGGACGCCGAGGAGGTGGCTCGCCTGTGGGGGCTCCGCAAGAACAAGCACAACATGAACTACGACAAACTGAGCCGAGCGCTGCGGTACTACTACGACAAG aACATCATCAAGAAGGTGAGCGGTCAGAAGTTTGTCTATAAGTTTGTGAGTCAGCCCGACCCCTCGCTGCCCGACGGCGTCCGCAACGGAGACGACATCCAGAGGAGGGACATCACCGACTCCAACAGCCAGTCAAAAGTCCTGGGGGGCGTGTCTTCAAACTGCCAGTCAAAGGGTTTACCCCAG CGCTCGTCCCCCAGCAGCTCGCAGAAAAGCTCCCGTAACGACTACATGAAGTCCGGCCTCTACTCCACCTTCACCATCCAATCGCTGCAGTCCTCGCCGAACCCACGGCCAATCAAATCAGAGCTGCTGATACAACCGGAGCCCGCCCTCAAGGTGGAGCGCCCGCCCAGAGAG GTGTTTGTGTTGGCAGAGTCTAAACACGCCACGTCTGGAGGGGGAGGGGTCGACTCTGCTCTCCAGGTGATCGTCACTCAGCCATCTCCGTGTCCCACTCCGGCTCTCAGCCCGCAGATGCCCTCCAACacaagcagccaatcacag aatcctcctgctcctcccctCAGCGAC CCTCCTCAGATTTATCTCACCAGCGTTGGGGGAC CGTCCTCCCTCATCCCCCTCGGCCCCGTCGGAGGCTCTGTGAGCCCTGTGCCTCCTCCCCACGTGTCCATGGGCCCCCAGGGGGGGGGCTCAGCAGGACGACTGCGGTGGAGTCACCAACCCGGCCAGCTTCCCGCCTCACCCCCAGGCTGCCCCCTCACCCATCTCACCCCCCCGCCCGTCTTCGTCATCatcaaccctcctcctcctcagcagcagcaggcggccatGACAGCCGCTCCTCCCTCCTTGGCAGCTCCTCCCCCCCGCccg ccccctcctccccccatcGTGATAAAAGAGGAGAACCTGCCGTCGGAGGAGGATCTTCTGGAGAtggtgtctctggaggagaagcagggcgaggag GTGCCTCAGCTCATCTGTTCAGGCGAACCAGAGCCCCCCCTCACCATCGTGGAGAGCCCGCCCCCTCCCTGCATGGAGCCCGTGGTGGGAGGTCAGGAGCCTGCAGGGGTGAGggaagcagagggggagagaaaggacTCGCTGACAG AGTCCTCCGTCCCTCCTGTGACCTCCTCGTCCTTGTCCTCTGCAGTGACTCCTGCGgtgtcctcctccttctcctccttctcctcttcggACGCCGCTCCTCCAAAACCAAAGAAGCCGCGGGGCCTGGAGCTGCCGTCCTCCCCCTCCCTGCCCCCCGGACTCTCCCTGGATAAG GTGAACGCAgctgttaacagtttattggcTCCTGGATCAGCAACCAACACGCTCACGCCAACCGTCATCACCTCCCACGCTCTG aCGCCGGTCCTGTTGACGCCCAGTCCGCTCCCCTCCACCATCCACTTCTGGAGCACGCTCAGTCCCATCGCGCCGCGCTCTCCGGCCAAACTCTCCTTCCAG tttcCCACTAACGGCAGTAATCAGATCCACATCCCGGCTCTGAGCGTTGACGGACTCTCCACCCCCGTCGTCCTCTCCCCCGGACCCCAGAAACCCTGA